The window CGTCCGTCGCGCCGCGGCTCGTTCGACGCGAGCAGCCCGGAGTTGAACACCGAGGCCGCCACGATGCCGGTCGAGGTCTCGCGGCACGCCGGCAGCACGTCGACCGCGGCGGGCTGTTCGAGCAGCGTGTACCGCCCGGCGACCATGACGAGGTCGAGGTCCGCGGCCCGCACCGACGCGGCGAGCGCCTCCGACACCATCGAGCCGATGCCGATCGCGGTCACCTCGCCGTCCGCACGCACCTGCTCCAGCGCGGGGAGGGCCTCCGCCAGCGCGAGGTCGAGGTCGTGGCGCTCGGGGTCGTGCAGGTAGAGCAGGTCGATGCGCTCGATGCCGAGGCGTTCGCGCGACTCGTCGAGGCTCGTGCGGATGCCCTCCGCCGAGAAGTCCCACACGCGCTGCAGGTCGTCGGGCACGTGGAAGTCGTTCGCGGTGTCGAGACCGCCCGCGTGGTCGGGGTTGGGGCGCAGCAGCCGTCCGACCTTGGTGGACAGCACGTACTCGTCGCGGGGCTTCGTGCGCAGGAAGGCGCCGAGACGACGCTCGGACAGCCCGAGCCCGTAGTGCGGCGCGGTGTCGTAGAAGCGGATGCCGCTCTCCCACGCCGCGTCCAGCACGGCCCAGGCGTCGTCGTCGGACAGCTCCCGGAACAGGTTGCCGACGTTCGCGGCACCGTAGCCGAGCGTCGGGACGGCCAGGCGGTCAGGCACCGACATGCGCACCCGTCCAGGTGTACTCGGCGATGCTGTCGGCCTTCATCTCCATGCCGGTACCCGGCGCGGTGGGCGCCATGTACGAGCCGCCCTGGATGTCGGTCGGCACGACGAAGTGCTCGTGCAGGTGGTCGACGAACTCGATCAGCCGGCCCTCGCGCGTGCCCGAGACGGCGACGAAGTCGAACATCGACAGGTGCTGCACGGCCTCGCACAGCCCGACGCCGCCGGCGTGCGGGCAGACCGGCACGTCGAACTTCGCGGCGAGCAGCAGGTTCGCGATGTTCTCGTTGACCCCGGCCACGCGCACGGCGTCGATCTGCATGACGGAGATCGCGTCGGCCTGCAGCAGCTGCTTGAAGATCATGCGGTTCTGCGCGTGCTCGCCGGTGGCGACGCGGATGGGCGCCACCCCGCGGGCGATCTCGGCGTGCCCGAGGATGTCGTCGGGGCTCGTGGGCTCCTCGATCCAGGCGGGGTGGAACTCGGCGAGGGCGTTCACCCACTCGATCGCCTCCGACACCTCCCAGCGCTGGTTGGCATCGATCGCGATCGGGAAGTCGGGGCCGCACACCTCGCGCGCCTTGCGGAAGCGGCGGATGTCGTCCTGCAGGTCGGCGCCGACCTTGAGCTTGATCTGCGTGAAGCCGTCGGCCATCGCCTCGCGCGCCAGGCGCTCGAGCTTCTCGTCGGAGTAGCCCAGCCACCCCGGGCTGGTGGTGTAGCCGGGGTAGCCGGTGGCGAGCAGCTGCTGCTCGCGCTCGGCGCGGCCGGGCTCGGCGGCGCGGAGGATGTCCAGCGCCTCGTCGCGGGTGAGGGCGTTGGTGAGGTAGCGGAAGTCGACCAGGTCGACCAGCTCCTCCGGCGTCATCCGGGCGAGGAGCTGCCACAGCGGCAGGCCCGCGCGCTTGGCCTTGATGTCCCACAGCGCGTTGATCACGGCGCCGATGGCCATGTGCATGACGCCCTTCTCCGGCCCGAGCCAGCGCAGCTGCGAGTCGCCGATGATCTCGCGGAAGGTGCCGCCCATGTCGTCGAGCAGCGGCTCGAGCTCCCGGCCGACCAGGTGCCCCGCGAGGGCGTCGATCGCAGCCACCTGCACGTCGTTGCCCCGTCCGATCGTGAACACGAACGCGTGCCCCTCGATGTCGTCCTCCGCATCCGTGCGCACGATGACGTACGCGGCGGAGTAGTCGGGGTCGGGGTTCATCGCGTCCGACCCGTCCAGGCTCAGGGACGTAGGGAAGCGGATGTCGGTGGTGTCGAGGGCGACGATACGGCTCACGGGATTCCTCTCCATGCACGGGACTTCTTCCGTGCGGATCCCTTGGAGTGTAAACATCCGATGTCTATACTGTCAACGAGACCGGCCGCCGCAGAGCGGCTTCCCGAACGATCAGGAGAATCATGAAGTTCGCGCGGCTCGGCACCCCTGGGGCGGAGATCCCCGTCCTCGTGGAGGGTGACCGCTACCTCGACCTCCGCCCACTGACATCCGATGTCAACGGCGACTTCCTCGCCGGAGACGTCGCCGCCCGCGTCGCCGCCGCGCGCGACGCCGGAGAGCTCCCCGAGCTGCCCGACGCTGCGGGGATGCGCGTCGGCGCCCCCATCGCCCGCCCCAGCGCGGTCATCTGCATCGGCATGAACTACGCCGCGCACGCGGCCGAGTCCGGCTCCGAGCCGCCGACCATCCCGATCATCTTCCTCAAGACCCCGAACACCGTGGTCGGCCCGAACGACACCGTCACGATTCCGCGCGGCAGCGAGAAGACCGACTGGGAGGTCGAGCTCGGCATCGTGATCGGCGCCCGCGCCGCCTACCTCGACTCCCCCGACGAGGCGATGGCGCACGTCGCCGGCTTCGTCGCCGCGAACGACGTGTCGGAGCGCGACTTCCAGATGGCGGTGTCGGGCGGGCAGTGGTCGAAGGGCAAGATCGCGTTCGGCTTCAACCCCACCGGACCGTGGCTGGTCACGCCCGACGAGGTGGACCACCGGGCCCTCGGCCTCCGCAGCTTCGTCAACGGCGAGCCGCGGCAGGACTCGAACACGAGCGACATGATCTTCCCCGTCGAGCAGATCGTGCACCACCTGTCGCAGTACGTGACGCTGGAGCCCGGCGACCTGATCCTCACCGGCACCCCGCAGGGCGTGGCCCTGTCGGGCAAGTACCCCTACCTCGCCCCGGGCGACGTGGTGGAGATCGAGATCGACGGCCTCGGCCGGCAGCGACAGGAGTTCGTGGCATGGGAGGCGCAGAAGTGAGCGGAACGATGGACGGCCTGGTGGCGATCGTCACGGGCGGAGCCTCCGGCATCGGCGCGGCGATCGCCCGCCGACTGCACGACGACGGCGCCACGATCGCCGTGCTCGACCGCGACACGACGAACGCCGACGAGCGCTTCGCCGCGTTCACCGCCGACGTGTCCGACCGCGCGAGCGTCGACGCGGCCGTGGCCGCGGTCGCCGAGCGCTTCGGCCGCATCGACATCGTGGTCAACAACGCCGGCATCGGCGCGCAGGGCGACATCGCCGCGAACGACGACGACGAGTGGGCGCGCGTGCTCTCGATCAACGTGACCGGCATCGCCCGCGTGACCTCGGCCGCACTGCCGTGGCTGCGGACGTCGCCCGCCGCCGCCGTGTGCAACACCGCGTCGATCGCCTCCACCACCGGCCTCCCGCAGCGCGCGCTCTACTCCGCGTCGAAGGGCGCCGTGTCGGCCCTCACCCGCGCGATGGCCGCCGATCACCTGCGCGAGGGCATCCGCGTCAACGCCGTGAACCCCGGCACCGCCGACACCCCCTGGGTCGGACGACTGCTCGACACCGCCGCCGACCCCGCGGCCGAGCGCGCCGCCCTCGAAGCACGACAGCCCCACGGACGGCTCGTCAGCCCGGACGAGGTCGCCGCGGCCGTCGCCTACCTGGTGGGACCGGGCGCGGGCTCGACCACGGGCACGTTCCTCGAGGTGGACGGCGGGATGGCGCAGCTGCGGCTCCGCCCCGAGTGACCTCGCACCCTCCCCGACGAGAGGGCCCGGCGACTCCCTGAGCCGCCGGGCCCTCTCGCGTGTGGCCTGCCGTGCGGAGTCGGTGCGGGATCGAAAACGTGCCGCGCAGGAGCTTCGGGGGTGACATATCGCACGCGCACCGCGCGACGGGATGGGGCGGACGGGGCGGGGGGGGTCAGAGGCGATAGAACGCGGCCGCGGTGTCGTGGAAGAGGGCGGCCCGGTCGATGCCGCGGGAGTCCGCCCACGTCGAGACCGCGTCGGCCCAGCGGCTGCGGGCGGTCGGCTGATACGTCGACGGGGCGTCCGAGGCGGCGTCCGTGCGGGCCGGGCCGACCGCGGAGACCGGCCAGTCGGTACCCCACATCAGGCGCTCCGGCCCGAAGACGTCGGCCGCGGTGTCCAGGAACGGCTCGAGCTGCACGAGGCTCCAGTCACCACCCGCCTCCGCCGGAAGACCCGACACCTTGCAGTACACCTGCGGGTGGCGTGCGAGCTCGGCGAGGTCGCGCTCCCACTCCGCGGTCGGGGCCAGCGGAGCGTGCGCGGTGCCGACCGCGGGCTTGCCGAGGTGATCCAGCACCATGCGCAGCTCGGGGATCGCGGCGGACAGCCGCGCGACGTCGGGCAGCTGCCACGACCGCACGCACGCGTCGAACGCCCAGCCGTGGGCCGCGACCTCTCGCGCGCCCGTCACGAACGCGGACGACAGCGCCACCGCATCCGGCTCGTCCTGCAGGATGTGCCGCACGCCCACCACCAGCGGCTCCGCCGTGAGGCTCTCCAGGTGGACGGTCGTGTCGGTGCCGCGGTCGAGTCGGGCACCCGCGACGATGCCGACCACCCCGAGCCGCTCGGCCTGTCCCGCGACCCACCGCACCTCGTCGAGCTCGTCGTCGACCGCGGTGCCCGCCTGCACGAAGATCGCGCGCTCCTCGGTCGACCCGTCGATGCGGGCGCCCTCGATCTCCTCCGCGGCGAACCGCGCGGCGAGGGGCCCCTCCAGCCACGAGTAGGTCAGAACCTCCGGGTCCCACAGGTGCAGGTGCGAGTCGAGGGTGCGCATGCCCCCATCCTGCCGTAGACATCCGATCACTGTGCAAGGATGACGCCATGGCTGTCACTGACGAGGCGATCGAGAAGATCAAGGCGATGATCGTGTCGGGCGAACTGGCGCCCGGCGATCGCCTGCCCCCGGAGAAGGAGCTGTCCGAACGACTCGGGCTCTCGCGCAACTCGATGCGCGAGGCGGTCAAGGCGCTCGAGGTGATCCGCGTGCTCGACGTGCGCCGCGGCGACGGCACCTACGTCACGAGCCTGGAGCCACATCTGCTGCTCGAAGCGATCGCGTTCGTGGTCGACATGCACGACGACGACTCGATGCTGGAGATGTTCGCGGTGCGGCGAATGCTCGAGTCGCAGGCGACCGGGCTCGCCGCGACGCTCGGCAGCGAGGAGGCGATCGCGGCCGTGCAGGAGGAGGTCGCCGGCATCGACGCCGGCGTGAGCATCGAGGAGCTCGTCGACCACGACATCCGCTTCCACCGCGACATCGTGGCGATGGCGGGCAACGCCTATCTGGCCAGCCTGATCGAGCACCTCAGCAGCCAGACCGTGCGGGCTCGCGTGTGGCGAGGGCTCACCGAGGGCGGCGCGGTCGAGCGCACGCTGTCGGAGCACCGCGCGATCGCCGACGCCATCGCCCAGCGCGACTCCGCTCTCGCCACGTCACTCGCCACGGCCCACATCGCGGGCGTGGAGCGCTGGCTGCGGCAGGCCGCGACCGCCTGAGCCGCACCGCGACGGAGCGAGCGGGGCGGGTCAGGCTCCCAGGCGCACCATGGCCGCGTCGAACTCGGCGGCGGAGGCGTCGCTGACCGGGTTGAACAGCACCTGGTCGAGCACGTCGGGGGCGGCGGTGAAGTAGGGCACGCCGGCGCGTCGGAGGCCGACCAGATCCTCCGCCGACCGCAGCGACGCGGCGAGCACGTTCGAGTCGGTCCCCGCGCACATCTCCTGCATCCGCGCGATCACGACCTCGCCGTCGACGCCCGCGTCGCGCATCCGGCCGAGGTAGGGCGCGAGGTACCGGGCGCCGATCGCGGCGCCCGCGAGGGCCTGCGCCACGGAGTACACGGCCGTGACGAGCACGGTCGCCCCGTCGCGCACGAGGGCGGACGCGGCCGCGAAGCCGTCGGGCGTGGCGGGGACCTTCACCGCGACCCGGTCGCCCAGCGCCCGGATGCCCTCGGCGTTGCGCAGGAAGGAGGCGGTGTCGCCACCCCAGGTCTGGAAGAACACCTCGCGGGCACCCTCCTCGACCCATCGGGCGTAGAGGTCGGGGATCTCCGCGGCGGTGCGGCCGCCCCGTTCGAGGATCGTGGGGTTGGTGGTGACCCCGTAGACCACGCCCGCGGCGAGCAGCCGGGAGACGCGGTCGACGTCGGCGCTGTCGACGTACAGGCGGGGCGCGATCGGGGTCATCGGGGTCTCCTCGCGGGAACCTGTCGTTACAGGTTCGGTTTCGGCTAATGTAATGACAGCTCCGAGCCTAGTCAACGCCACCGGAGCGCCCGCGCTGTCGAGGAGGATCAGGAGCGAGATGACACCCGCACACCCCGGCGACCGCACCGGCGTCGTCATCGTCGGCAGCGTCACGGCCGACGTCACCACCTTCTCCGGTCGGCTGCCGGCCCGCGGCGAGACCATCCTGGGCGACGAGTTCACGCTCATGCTCGGCGGCAAGGGGGCGAACCAGGCGGTCGCGGCCGGACGCTCCGGTGCACGCACGAGCTTCGTCGGCTGCGTGGGAGACGACCTGTTCCACGACCTCGTGGTGGACGGGCTCACGGCCGCCGGCGTCGACCTCACCCACCTGCGCACGGTCCCCGGCCCCACGGGCATCGCGCACATCCGCGTCGACGCGTCGGCGCAGAACGACATCGTGATGGTGCCGCTCGCGAACGCCGCGCTCAGCACCCCGCAGATCGACGAGGCGCTCACCGCCCTCGCCCCCACCACCTCCGTCCTGCTGACCCAGCTGGAGACGCCGTCGGCGCTGACCGCCCACATCACGGCGCGCGGCCGGGAGCACGGCATGACCGTGATCCTCGACCCCGCCCCCGCCGCGGAGCTCCCGCCCGCCCTCTGGCGCAGCATCGACATCGTCACGCCCAACGAGACCGAGGCGTCGCTCATCAGCGGCATCGAGGTGACCGACGCGGCGTCGGCCGAGCGCGCGGGCCGCTGGTTCCTCGCCCAGGGCGTGGGCGCCGCGGTCGTCACGCTCGCCGGACAGGGGTCGTGCGTGGTCACCGCGGAGGGCGCGACGGTCGTCCCGCCGTTCCCCGTCGAGGCCGTCGACACCACGGCCGCGGGCGACGCCTACGCGGGCTACCTCGGTGCCGCCCTCGCGAGCGGCAGCACCCTCACCGACGCCGTGCGCCTGGCGACCGCCGCCGGCGCCCTCGCCGTCACGAAGCAGGGCGCGTCGCCGAGCCTTCCGCACCGCGCCGAGGTCGACGCGTTCCTCACCGAGCGCGAGACCGCCCCCGTCGCGAACTGACCAGCCAGGAGCACCGATGCGCAAGACGTCCACCACGATCAACCCCGCCCTGTCCCGGGTGATCAGCGAGACCGGCCACACCGACACGATCGTCGTGACCGACGCCGGCCTTCCCATCCCCCCGGGGTCGGAGCGCATCGACCTGGCCTACCGCCCGGGCGCCCCCGCCTTCCTCGACGTGCTCGACACCGTGCTCGCCGAGCTCGTGGTGGAGGGCGCCACGGTATCCGCGGAGGTCGCGGAGAAGAGCCCCGAGGTGCTGGACGCCCTGCGCGAGCGCTTCGCCGGGATGGGCTTCGAGATCGAGCTGGTGCCGCACGTCGAGTTCAAGCAGCGCACCCGCACGGCACGGGCGTTCGTGCGCTCCGGCGAGTTCACCCCGTATGCGAACGTGATCCTGCACGCGGGGGTGGCGTACTGATGACCACCGTCGAGGACGCGATCGACCGCCACTCCGCCGCCCCCATGTACGACCAGCTGCGGCAGCTGATCATCGACGGCATCGCCCGCGACGGCCTGCAGCCCGGCGACCCGCTGCCCGGCGAGCACCGCCTGTGCGAGCGCTACGGCATCTCGCGCACGGTCGTGCGCCAGGCGCTCGCGCAGCTCGAGCACGAGGGGCTGGTCGAGCGGGTGAAGGGCAAGGGCACGTTCGTCTCCCGCCCGCGCACGAGCGAGAGCCTGGTGCACACCCTCGTCGGCCTGTACGACGACGTGGAGCGTCGCGGCGGGCACGTGCACAGCGACGTGCTGCGGCACGAGCAGACCGTGGCCGACGAGGAGGTCGCGCTGGCGCTGGAAGTGCCGGTCGGGTCGCCCGTGGTGGCGCTCGAGCGGCTGCGGCACGTCGACGGGGAGCCCTGGTCGCTGTCGACCACGTGGATGCCCGAGGCCGTCGGCGGGGTCACGCTCGGCGCCGACCTGACCGAGGGGTCGCTGTACCGGCTGCTGGCGATGCACGGCATCGTGGCGACGCACGGCGTGCGCTCCGCGGAGGCGACCGTCGCCACGCACGAGCAGGCGCAGCACCTGGGCGTCAGCGCCGGCTCGGCCCTGCTCCGGCTGCGCAGCGTCAGCCGCAGCGAGGACGGCACGCCCATCGAGTACTTCATCGCCTACCACCGCGGCGACCGTTCGCGCTTCGAGTTCCAGTTGCAGCAGGAGCAGTCGCAGGCGTCGCTGCTGCACGTCGACGGCGACGGCGGGGCCTCGCCCGCGGGTACCGTCGGCTGAGGGCAGCCCCACTACGCTCGAAGACATGAGCGACTGGACCAGCACCGCGATCGCCCTGCTGGAAGCCGACGCGAATCGCAGCGCCGACACGCACCTGCACCTGTTCCCGCTGCCGGCCGAGTGGGGCATCGACCTGTACCTGAAGGACGAGTCGGTGCACCCGACGGGCTCGCTCAAGCACCGGCTGGCGCGGTCGCTGCTGCTGTACGGGCTGGTGAACGGGCGCATCCGCGAGGACACGACGCTGGTGGAGTCGTCGAGCGGGTCGACCGCCGTGTCCGAGGCGTACTTCGCGCGGATGCTCGGTCTGCCGTTCATCACCGTGGTACCCCGGTCGACCGTGCAGGAGAAGATCGACCTGATCGAGTTCTACGGCGGGACCTGTCACTTCGTGGACCGCGCGGAGGACATGTCGCCGGAGGCCCAGCGCCTGGCGTCGGTGTGCGGCGGCCACTACCTCGACCAGTTCACGTTCGCGGAGCGCGCGACGGACTGGCGCGGCAACAACAACATCGCCGAGAGCGTGTTCAGCCAGCTCGCCCAGGAGCGGCATCCGATCCCGCGGTGGATCGTCATGGGTGCGGGCACCGGCGGCACGAGCGCGACCTTCGGCCGCTACGTGCGCTACCGCCGGCACGACACCCGGATCGCGGTGGTCGACCCCGAGGGCTCCGCCTTCTACGACGGCTGGGCCGGGACCGTCGACCCGCCCGCCGGGCGCCCGAGCCGCATCGAGGGCATCGGCCGCCCCCGCGTGGAGGCATCCTTCGTCCCGACCGTGATCGACGAGATGATCCAGGTGCCCGACGCGGGCTCGATCGCCGCGATCCGCCTGCTGCGCGAGCGCACGCTGCACTGGGCGGGCGGCTCCACCGGCACCAACCTCTCCGGTGCGTTCCAGCTCATCGCTCGCATGCGAGCCGCGGGTGAGACCGGCAGCGTCGTGACCCTCATCTGCGACAGCGGCGTGCGCTACGCCAACACCTACTACTCCGACGAGTGGGTCGCGCAGCAGGGGTGGGACCTCGCCCCGCACCGCGCCCGCCTGGAGCACTTCCTCGCGACCGGGGTCTGGGCGGACTGATGCTCGCGGTGCCGGGTCAGCCGAGCTCGCCGGAGCCGTAGGGTCGCACCGGCTGCTGCTTCTGGAACTCGTATTCCCCGCCCTGACGCCCGCCGAACGGACGACCGTGGTCGGCGAACTCCTCCCGGTAGTAGGCGAGGCGCCAGGTGCCCAGCTCGATCCGCGAGCCCGTGCGGAGGATGCGCGCGCCGTCCGAGCTGTGCGGCAGGTTCGGCCACCCGCCGCCGGTGGGGGCGTGCGGGTACAGCACGTACTCGTCGTCCTCGTTGTGCCGGATCTCGGCGTGCACCGCTTCGAGTCCGTCGAGCCGCAGATCGGCGTCGGGACTCGAGCCGATCACGGTCCGGTCGGGCAGCAGATCGAACTCGCGCGGACGGCTGCGGTCCCAGTCGCCCGAGCCGACCGAGAAGATCAGGCGCGGGCGTCCCGAGCCGGGCAGGTAGTGCGTCGTGGTCACGCGGCGGCGGACGTGGCGCACCACGGTGGGCACGAGCGGGAACAGCGTGCCGGGCGGGATGGAGAGCAGCGAGCCGCCGCCGCGGTCGCGGTCGCGGCGCTGCAGTTCCGTCAGCAACGTGGTGAGGTGGCCGAGCCGGATGTGCGGTGATCCCGCGACCGCGCGACCCACGGGTCCCGACCGCACGTCGCCGAACTCCACCAGGGTGCCGCGCGGTCCCTCCACCCGCACCCGGATGCCGCGGCGCGCGAGGCCGTCCGCGACGGGGGCGAGCTGCGCGAGGTCGCGGCGACCCATGCCGCCGAGGGTGGACGTGTCCGCGATCGTGACGACGACCTCGCGTCCCGCCGCGTGCACGGTGAACCGCGTGGGGGTGTCGTCGTCCGGCCCGCGGTGCTCGACCTCCAGGTCGATGTCGAGGCGGATCATGGTCGTATCCGCTCAGGCGGCGTGCGGTCCGTCGGTGGCGCGGTCGCTCGTGGTCACCCGCAGGGTGCCGTTGAACTTCCAGGTGGCGCGGGGCGCGTCGGGGCCGATGTCGCGCGGCACCTCGACGGTCATGTCCTCGAAGGTGTAGTTCACCGCCGCTCCTCGGCCGGTCAGGTACGCCCACATCTCCCGGCCGAGATCGGTCCAGTCGGTGATGGAGGCGCCGGTCGGGCCGGTGGAAGACGAGAACAGTTCGGCGGGGTGGTTCGTGTCGCTCATGGCGTGCTCCTTTGCCGGGTCCGGGTGTGTGGATGCGATTATGCGCGCGGTCCCGATCGATGTCCATCAGTTTCTGGGCACCGTCTAAAAAAGCACCACCGGGACCGGAGAGTGCCGACAAGATCGGGTTCGGGTGCATCCGCCGACCGCCCTCGCCCGGAATAAGGGGGCAATGGGTGGCGACCGCCGCCCCTGTTCAAGGAGGAGCATCGTGCGAAGAATCACCACAGCCGGCCTCGTCGTCGGACTACTGGCCGCAGCGGCCCTGGCCACGCCCGCGACCGCCGCGACCACCGGCAGCGCCCAGCTCTCGGTGCTGCACGCCATCCCGAACACCCCGGTCGACGTGTACGTCAACGGCGAGCGCACCATCGACGACTTCCAGCCCGGCTCACTGGCCGGTCCGCTGGAACTCCCCGCCGGCAGCTACGAGGTCGCGCTGACCGCGCCGGACGCGGCCGACGCGAGTGCGCCCGTGCTCGGCCCGGCGACGCTGACCCTCACGGCCGGTGCCAACTACACCGCCGTCGCGCACCTCACCGAGGCGGGCGACCCCGGGCTGAACCTCTTCACGAACGACACGTCCCCCACCGCACCCGGCCAGGGGCGGCTCACGGTCCGTCACGTCGCGGCCGCGCCCGCCGTCGACATCCTCGCCGGCGGCTCACCGGTGGTCGAGGACCTGACCAACCCGAACGAGGCGACGCTGAACCTGCCCGCCGGGAACGTCTCGGCCGCCGTCGCCCTCGCCGGCACCACCGACCCCGTGCTCGGCCCGCAGGACGTGGCGGTGCAGGACGGCGTGCTCACGATCCTGTACGCGTGGGGCAGCGCCGAGGAGGGCACCCTCGCCATCGCCGCACAGACGGTCTCGGGACTGCACACCAACCCCGGCGGCGTGCCCTCCGGCACCGCGGGCTACGCGGCGCAGCGGGACGCCGACACCGTCATCGTCCTGGCGACGGCACTGATCGGCCTGGCGATGATCGCGGCTGCGGGTGCGACCGTCGCCGTGCGTCGTCAGCGGATCGCGCGCCGATGAGACCGGGGGCGCTGCGCCGCCGCATCCGGCGAGGACTCCTCGCCGGATGCGGTGCCGCGTGCGCGGCGCTCCTGATCGCCTGCACCCCCGTGGGGGCGGGCGAGGTGATGACGTCGGATCCCCCCTCCGACCCCCCACGCTCGACGTCGCCCGCCCCCACCTCGACGCTGCGCCCGGAGACGCACTCCGCCGAACTGCCCGCACCGCAGCCCACGACCCCTCCGACCCGGCTGCGGATCCCCGACCTCGGCGTCGACATGACCGTGGTCGACGTGGGAGTGGAGCCGACAGGGCAGATGCAGCTCCCGGAGGACCCGGCGGTGGCGGGGTGGTACCGGTACGGCGCCGATGCCGCCAGCACGGCCGGACTCGTCGTGCTGGCCGCGCACGTGGACGCCGTCGGATACCCCATCGGCCCGCTCTCCCGGTTGCGCGAGCTCGGTGCCGGAGCGACCGTCGAGGTGACCGACGCGAACGGCGTGCCCCGGACCTACGCGGTGGAGTCGCTGGCCTTCTACGAGAAGGCGGCTCTCCCCACCGGGGAGCTGTTCGCCAGGGAGGGCCCGCCCGGCCTGGTCCTCATCACGTGCGGAGGACCCTTCGACAGCACGACCGGTCACTACCGCGATAATGTCGTCGCCATCGCACGGCCCGCCTGAGCACCCGCACCCGACGCCCCGAACGGAAGGGAGGCGCGCATGACCTCCGCGGACGACCCCGACGACGAGACGCAGCTCAACGAGCGCTTCGTCCGGGGCGACGAGGATGCCCTCGCCGAGCTGTATCGGCGGTGGTCGCCGGTGGTGTTCACGCTCGCGTTGCGCTCCCTCGGTGATCGCGCCGACGCCGCCGACGTGACGCAGCGCACGTTCGTGTCGGCCTGGACGTCGAGAACGGGGTACGACCCGTCGAAGGCCCGTCTGAGCACGTGGCTGGTGACCATCGCCCGGCGCCGCATCGCCGACATGCACGAGTCGCGGGCCCGCATCCAGCGGCTGCAGGAGGAGATGATGCGCGTCACCTCTCCCGACGATCTCGTCAGCGCACCGGTCGACCTGTCGCAGTCCATCCTGATCGCGAACGAGATGCGGCAGCTGCGACCCGAGGCGCGCGAGGTCATGCGGCTGGCGTTCTTCGACGACCTGACGCACGAGGAGATCGCCCGACGGCTGGACATGCCTCTGGGTACCGTGAAGAGCCACATCCGCCGGAGCCTCTCCCGTATGCGCGACCGATTGGAGGTCAACCGTGTCGCACCTTGACCCCGAGCAGCTCGCCCTGCTCGCGCTCGGCGAGCCGGTCGCCTCCGAGCGCGAGCGCGCGCACCTCGACCAGTGCCGGGCGTGCGCCGCCGAGATCGCCGACCTCGCCCACGCGGCGGGTGTCGCGCGGTCGACCGTCGCCGACGCGGAGCTGGAGTCGCCGCCCGCCGACGTGTGGGCGCGCATGCACGACGAGCTGGGCCTGCCGGAGCGGCTCCGGGCCGACCCTCTCCGCCCGGCGGAACCGACAGCGGGCGAGCCGCCCTCCGCCCCACGCCCGCAGCGCAGAATCGCCGCCCGCTGGTGGGTGCTCGCCGCCGTCACGGTCCTCGTCGTCACCGTGGGCGTGAGCACGTGGACGGCGATCTCGGCCGCACTCCGGCCGGTCACGGTCGCCACGGCGACGCTCGACCCGTTCCCCGACCACCCCGAT of the Microbacterium sufflavum genome contains:
- a CDS encoding FHA domain-containing protein; protein product: MIRLDIDLEVEHRGPDDDTPTRFTVHAAGREVVVTIADTSTLGGMGRRDLAQLAPVADGLARRGIRVRVEGPRGTLVEFGDVRSGPVGRAVAGSPHIRLGHLTTLLTELQRRDRDRGGGSLLSIPPGTLFPLVPTVVRHVRRRVTTTHYLPGSGRPRLIFSVGSGDWDRSRPREFDLLPDRTVIGSSPDADLRLDGLEAVHAEIRHNEDDEYVLYPHAPTGGGWPNLPHSSDGARILRTGSRIELGTWRLAYYREEFADHGRPFGGRQGGEYEFQKQQPVRPYGSGELG
- the rbsD gene encoding D-ribose pyranase; the protein is MRKTSTTINPALSRVISETGHTDTIVVTDAGLPIPPGSERIDLAYRPGAPAFLDVLDTVLAELVVEGATVSAEVAEKSPEVLDALRERFAGMGFEIELVPHVEFKQRTRTARAFVRSGEFTPYANVILHAGVAY
- a CDS encoding GntR family transcriptional regulator → MTTVEDAIDRHSAAPMYDQLRQLIIDGIARDGLQPGDPLPGEHRLCERYGISRTVVRQALAQLEHEGLVERVKGKGTFVSRPRTSESLVHTLVGLYDDVERRGGHVHSDVLRHEQTVADEEVALALEVPVGSPVVALERLRHVDGEPWSLSTTWMPEAVGGVTLGADLTEGSLYRLLAMHGIVATHGVRSAEATVATHEQAQHLGVSAGSALLRLRSVSRSEDGTPIEYFIAYHRGDRSRFEFQLQQEQSQASLLHVDGDGGASPAGTVG
- a CDS encoding DUF4397 domain-containing protein, whose amino-acid sequence is MRRITTAGLVVGLLAAAALATPATAATTGSAQLSVLHAIPNTPVDVYVNGERTIDDFQPGSLAGPLELPAGSYEVALTAPDAADASAPVLGPATLTLTAGANYTAVAHLTEAGDPGLNLFTNDTSPTAPGQGRLTVRHVAAAPAVDILAGGSPVVEDLTNPNEATLNLPAGNVSAAVALAGTTDPVLGPQDVAVQDGVLTILYAWGSAEEGTLAIAAQTVSGLHTNPGGVPSGTAGYAAQRDADTVIVLATALIGLAMIAAAGATVAVRRQRIARR
- a CDS encoding RNA polymerase sigma factor; the protein is MTSADDPDDETQLNERFVRGDEDALAELYRRWSPVVFTLALRSLGDRADAADVTQRTFVSAWTSRTGYDPSKARLSTWLVTIARRRIADMHESRARIQRLQEEMMRVTSPDDLVSAPVDLSQSILIANEMRQLRPEAREVMRLAFFDDLTHEEIARRLDMPLGTVKSHIRRSLSRMRDRLEVNRVAP
- a CDS encoding class F sortase, producing the protein MRPGALRRRIRRGLLAGCGAACAALLIACTPVGAGEVMTSDPPSDPPRSTSPAPTSTLRPETHSAELPAPQPTTPPTRLRIPDLGVDMTVVDVGVEPTGQMQLPEDPAVAGWYRYGADAASTAGLVVLAAHVDAVGYPIGPLSRLRELGAGATVEVTDANGVPRTYAVESLAFYEKAALPTGELFAREGPPGLVLITCGGPFDSTTGHYRDNVVAIARPA
- a CDS encoding PLP-dependent cysteine synthase family protein; this encodes MSDWTSTAIALLEADANRSADTHLHLFPLPAEWGIDLYLKDESVHPTGSLKHRLARSLLLYGLVNGRIREDTTLVESSSGSTAVSEAYFARMLGLPFITVVPRSTVQEKIDLIEFYGGTCHFVDRAEDMSPEAQRLASVCGGHYLDQFTFAERATDWRGNNNIAESVFSQLAQERHPIPRWIVMGAGTGGTSATFGRYVRYRRHDTRIAVVDPEGSAFYDGWAGTVDPPAGRPSRIEGIGRPRVEASFVPTVIDEMIQVPDAGSIAAIRLLRERTLHWAGGSTGTNLSGAFQLIARMRAAGETGSVVTLICDSGVRYANTYYSDEWVAQQGWDLAPHRARLEHFLATGVWAD
- a CDS encoding ribokinase; the encoded protein is MTPAHPGDRTGVVIVGSVTADVTTFSGRLPARGETILGDEFTLMLGGKGANQAVAAGRSGARTSFVGCVGDDLFHDLVVDGLTAAGVDLTHLRTVPGPTGIAHIRVDASAQNDIVMVPLANAALSTPQIDEALTALAPTTSVLLTQLETPSALTAHITARGREHGMTVILDPAPAAELPPALWRSIDIVTPNETEASLISGIEVTDAASAERAGRWFLAQGVGAAVVTLAGQGSCVVTAEGATVVPPFPVEAVDTTAAGDAYAGYLGAALASGSTLTDAVRLATAAGALAVTKQGASPSLPHRAEVDAFLTERETAPVAN